GGCTGGTAGCAAAACCACGGAAGCCCAAGAATGTAACGTCGACACTAAGGAAACTGAAGCTCTAAAATCTGCCAGTGGTACGACCGTCGATAATAAAAATACGAAACTCATCATCGGGCCTACGCTCAAAAAAGAAATGCAAACGGAAAAACGCGAAACAAAACTGACTGAAAAAGAATTAACGAGAGATAAGACTGACAAAAATATTACGAAAGACACTCCCAGTATTCCCCCTAGTGTTCCGAAGAAGCCCCCAGATGTATTGAAGAAAAAAGTGGCACACGACCCAAAGAAAGTTGTGAAGCCACTTAAACCGGGCACAGACGAGCCTTCTGTTGGCGACAAGCTGGCGCCAGCAGTTGTGGCGAGTAAGCAAAAGACGCCCGAGATGGTTACTAGCGTAGCAACTGCAAATACTGATCCACCCAAGGAGAATAaagacaatgacacacagaaagagGAGTCGGGGGAAGGCATTAATTTTTGGGCCTTAATTAAAGGGGCGGAAGAGGCATATATTCCTCCGAGAACGTTATTTAGAACGAATTCCGAACCGAATAAAAGGAAGGAAGCAGGTCACGAAGAGTTGCAGAGGAAGAATTCTGTTCATAAACAGAACGAGACCTCTGTTATGCCTAGCAATGGCATGCAGACTGCATCGTCACTAGGGAAACTTACAGCAGAAAAGCAACCAGAAAAAGCGACAGACATTCTCTCTCCCAcggaactgaaaaaaataaaatttattaagttGAAGAGCAACGATAACAATGAAAAGAAAGGTCGAGCACTGAAAAAAACGGAAAATATCACTCCAGAAAAGACAAGTAAAATTCCTGTAACAGATAATATACATCCACCAACTCAAACGGCTGTCGTTTCCCAGGAAAATGTCTCAGAAAATTTAAGCGATGCTACTCCGAAACCGAATGGCGGAGAAACTATGCAACACGGTATCAGTGTAGCCCTAGGTCCTTCTGGAGGCAAACAAATACCGGAAATTAAAGTTGCGTTGCCTAGTACACAAGAAATATGGAAAAGTGATGAAGCATCCCCTAACCCAGGTGTCAACGACAGTGCTCTCGATCAAAATCAGAATGTGAGTGCAAAGAACGTATTAACTGGCAAACTAGACAAGCAGAGGGACGAAAAGCAGACAGGTTTAAAACTGCCAGGGAAGCCGCCCCTCAAACTCATTTCGAAACACAAGTCAGACTCGAAATTAATTCTGCCACGTGGTGATGAGAGTGACGATAAATCAGATAAGCTCAAGACACCACCGAGTGCTGGGATCATCGACAAGCCTCCCAGAACACCGCTGCAGGACAAACGTATGGCAAACTTGGTGCCTCCTAAGAAAAATCAAAGATACCGCACTAAATCTGCGTCGGACGATGCCGGTACTACAGTGCCAGAGTCGTTACCGCAGAAAGAGAAATCGTTTACCGAAAAGCCACCCATTATTCCTCGCAAATCCAAAAAAGGCTCATCAGAAGCTGGCGACGGAAGACTCCTAGATGGGGTTACATCTGCTGCGAATTACGGTGAAACTGTGCCTCCATCCACACCACCTGCGGCCGCTAAAAGTACCACTGGCGACGCAACCAAAACTGAAGTTTCTCTGACTGCTAGTGATGGGGCCCCAGGAGACCAAGACAACTCAAAACACGGAACACAAGAAGTTTCTGCGAGCTCTGGAGAGCAAGGTGACGTAAGGGCTGCAGCAAGAACAGAAAAACTACGACCGACGTCTCCTGTCTCGACAGGAATAGCTGGTGAGCCGCTAGCGAAGGTGATTCCAAAATTGCAACTAAAACCGCTAAAGAAAGTAATAAAACCTTCTAAAACCACAGATCTTTCTCAGATAGATATAGGTCCAGCTTCTAAAGTTTCCGATGTGCTGAAACCGCGAAGTGCAAGTCCGAACCTCGGTAAAGATGCACCTGAGTATCTGAGGGACACGAGGCCGCAACTCGACGATCTAACGGATGCcaaaagtaaaactgaagtaagtTCGAACGAAGATAAGGGACGACTAAAGGAACTGGGAAAAGCAAGTGGTGTTATTGGCGATACACATAAAAAAGACAAATGTAGCAATAAAGAACTGGAAGTAAGTGAAGTCTTAGAAAAGGCGAAGAACACTACTGATAATGAGGCTTCCGGATATCTGCAGAAGGCTAAAGGTGTCAAGAAAGTGCCTGCTAAAATGGAAACTATACCCGATGGTAAAGATGATGTCTCGGAAGCACTGAACGATCACAGCAGTAAACTGCGTGAAGCATCGGGAATAAAAGCTGTAGACGAAGTAATCTATCTAGGGCAGCAGCTACAGAAGGCATCAGAAAAGACAAAGGATGTTTCTAAAGTGGTTCCCGGAAGTTTGGAGCCACCGAAGATCACAGCAGCTAAGAAAGTGCCGTCTAAAGCTGAACCTAAATCTGATTTGAGGGAGATTATAACCGATGAGAAACTGaagcagacagcaacagaaacaatGAAAGATAAAAGTGATTTGCTGCAACAGAAGACTTCTGAGACGTTTAATAATAAAAGGGACAAAATACAGGAACCTTCCGGAAAgaaggaaattgaagaaagcgtAAGGTTAGGGCTGAAACCAAAGAAGTCGTTAGAAAAGAGTAAGAAAGAGGTTCCTGACAATCTCGAGCAACCGAAGGCACCTCAAGCTGAGACACCTGCTGAGAAGGCGCCTGCTAAAAATGAAACTAAAGTCGATTTGAAAGAGACATCTACAGGTGGTAAATTGGAACGAAAGTCTCCTGAAACGTTGAATAATAAAACTGAAGGACTATCTGAAACTTTAGCAAAGAAGGAAAAGGATGAAAGCGCTAATGTGAAGCTAAAGATAAAGAAAGCTGCAGAAAAGTCAAAGATTACCCCTGAACGTTTGGAGGACGCAAAAGCACAACCTCCTGCGGCGGCCAAAAAGTTCCTGGTGAAAACCGACAAGAAACTCGACTCAAAAGAAAATGTAGCACTCCATAAATTAAAAGATAAAACACCGGAAAAACTGGCTGATAAAGCAGATGAACTGCCAAAGAAGACAGAACTGAATGAAAACAGCAAAGAAGTGAAGGATAACGAACAACAGAAAGATAATGAAGCAGAAAAAACACAAGATATTTCAGTTAACGAACCAAAGGACACTGAAAAGCAACAAAATGTTACTACAATCAGTAATACGATGCAATCGTTAACAGAGGCAGAAAAATCACTGCCAGATAAAGGACCAGGCACCGAAAGTGTACCAGGATCTACAGACATTTATACGCAGGTCACTATCGGTTTACCGCCAAGGCCAAAGAAGGTCCAGAAAGCGAAAGATATCAAACCGGCAACGCCACACCAGGAAGAGCAACCAGATCTGGAAAAAGGGACGAAAGGAGAAAGTCAGGAGCAACTTTCGTCTAAGGAGACTGCCAAACAAGTGGACAACATTGAAGCACAGAAGCTTCCTAAAGATCAAGTGCCAAAAGACGGTGCAAAACCTGCACAGaaggttgtcatgaagaagaaagtaCAGAAGGATAAGATGCTCTCTGACAGTTCTTCGCCGCCTGACACTCTGGAGCAACGTTCTGTAGCTCTTAATGTTCCCTCTCTGCCAGCGCAGGAAAATCAAGAGTCTTCGAAGGAAACGACTACTGTTACTTCACCgaccaaacagcagcagcagaagccagTAGAAACATCTCCGGATAAAGTTTTGACGCCAGACATAATAACTCAGCCGGAACAATCGGAGAAAGAGCCTAAAAGCACAGATGAACACGAAAataaggaggagaagaagaagctaGGGGCAGCCACATCTGAGGACGCGTCTAAGCTTTCCCCAAAAAGTGCTGCCTCAAAGCCGCGACAAAAATCATCAGAAAAGAAAAGTGCGACACCAGAAAGTGACAAAATAGAAGAATCTAAACAGGCCGATGAAGAACAACAGGCGCTCCTCGTTGACGACGAAGACCGACGGAAAAATGAAGCAGATACTGTCGTCCCATCGGATTCCGAAGATGAGACGCATAGCGTCAAGGAAGACGAGGCATCCACGCCGCGCTCTAGCACCTCATCTGATGATTCGGGCTTCGATAGTCTACCAGGTATGTCGACAGAGGCCATTTCTCATCTAAATTCCAATGAAAACAGCTGCGTTGGATGTGGGCACGCCCCGATGCGTTAATGCTTTCATGGGTAATGTATTTTAGTGACATTTCTCGATATTGTACACTAAAAAATTATAAGGTAAGTTACATAACGTTTGGATTTCCGTTTGCTAAAAGGCGTAATTTTATAAGACACTGTTTTTTCGGGTTAGGAAGCATACCTATGAGACAAGTTTCTGTTAGGTAACTAAGCGGAAAAAGGAGACGAAATTTGAAAGCTCGTGGACCACAGCGTCACAATAGCAACCGCAGTTACATAAACCTCTAATAAATGCGGACGGAAAATTTTCTgtctctcttattattattattattattattgttacacttAGGACAACTTCTTTCTTCACtggtgaaaccgagcgaggtggcg
This sequence is a window from Schistocerca nitens isolate TAMUIC-IGC-003100 chromosome 3, iqSchNite1.1, whole genome shotgun sequence. Protein-coding genes within it:
- the LOC126248424 gene encoding microtubule-associated protein futsch-like encodes the protein MTLRDKPTTTKRKSSASSSSAAPSSRKSSKKEIVDDGAPRKGSLLKRRNTVKLRRSSIDLDPESVPGSRRSSVVDLPGLGLEPVVEEGGDLPAAGAARTPPPLKFVVDEISIEQSPASPKKFRYEVIVEDPESAEPREEKPDATREEAKVKVKSKGKVVKKKKVADGAKTIPNENESFQKEHTKSAAVGLALSSGDSNVSVACSSAPSGAPAREEKTCSATVLSDGVLCKDKVPVTSESPQTSPSADSALQQSRTLEKTAVSPVPSSETESRAVPSIAEGRKTGVVGKVVKKAPKVKQPETTSLTSTVGAAQKTTASSAAGDNILTSNAALDKKQIPSPSLNAIVPNLRQVPNEEDNSLTTIPSDSASPLPKDQKRPKDEITVKCASTESASSTKTSDTDVKKQPSSGTPIPETNSKPTAECSETTNTRDPLEQVSLKSTKLKKPPHSPTDAVSKGMKQKSPPGNEAGISNRRLIKHEDQSQSTLQSENAKEKQTGNNSEIFINEGKDVQCTTPSSKTPAEPVAVNSSDGRSGNLKSTSVVCDENAAKNVVKVELQSPVPREPAPMAIHGLKNTKDTVNDELANVKTHLAQTVKSDRNLNTMTASEKYKALSAGSKTTEAQECNVDTKETEALKSASGTTVDNKNTKLIIGPTLKKEMQTEKRETKLTEKELTRDKTDKNITKDTPSIPPSVPKKPPDVLKKKVAHDPKKVVKPLKPGTDEPSVGDKLAPAVVASKQKTPEMVTSVATANTDPPKENKDNDTQKEESGEGINFWALIKGAEEAYIPPRTLFRTNSEPNKRKEAGHEELQRKNSVHKQNETSVMPSNGMQTASSLGKLTAEKQPEKATDILSPTELKKIKFIKLKSNDNNEKKGRALKKTENITPEKTSKIPVTDNIHPPTQTAVVSQENVSENLSDATPKPNGGETMQHGISVALGPSGGKQIPEIKVALPSTQEIWKSDEASPNPGVNDSALDQNQNVSAKNVLTGKLDKQRDEKQTGLKLPGKPPLKLISKHKSDSKLILPRGDESDDKSDKLKTPPSAGIIDKPPRTPLQDKRMANLVPPKKNQRYRTKSASDDAGTTVPESLPQKEKSFTEKPPIIPRKSKKGSSEAGDGRLLDGVTSAANYGETVPPSTPPAAAKSTTGDATKTEVSLTASDGAPGDQDNSKHGTQEVSASSGEQGDVRAAARTEKLRPTSPVSTGIAGEPLAKVIPKLQLKPLKKVIKPSKTTDLSQIDIGPASKVSDVLKPRSASPNLGKDAPEYLRDTRPQLDDLTDAKSKTEVSSNEDKGRLKELGKASGVIGDTHKKDKCSNKELEVSEVLEKAKNTTDNEASGYLQKAKGVKKVPAKMETIPDGKDDVSEALNDHSSKLREASGIKAVDEVIYLGQQLQKASEKTKDVSKVVPGSLEPPKITAAKKVPSKAEPKSDLREIITDEKLKQTATETMKDKSDLLQQKTSETFNNKRDKIQEPSGKKEIEESVRLGLKPKKSLEKSKKEVPDNLEQPKAPQAETPAEKAPAKNETKVDLKETSTGGKLERKSPETLNNKTEGLSETLAKKEKDESANVKLKIKKAAEKSKITPERLEDAKAQPPAAAKKFLVKTDKKLDSKENVALHKLKDKTPEKLADKADELPKKTELNENSKEVKDNEQQKDNEAEKTQDISVNEPKDTEKQQNVTTISNTMQSLTEAEKSLPDKGPGTESVPGSTDIYTQVTIGLPPRPKKVQKAKDIKPATPHQEEQPDLEKGTKGESQEQLSSKETAKQVDNIEAQKLPKDQVPKDGAKPAQKVVMKKKVQKDKMLSDSSSPPDTLEQRSVALNVPSLPAQENQESSKETTTVTSPTKQQQQKPVETSPDKVLTPDIITQPEQSEKEPKSTDEHENKEEKKKLGAATSEDASKLSPKSAASKPRQKSSEKKSATPESDKIEESKQADEEQQALLVDDEDRRKNEADTVVPSDSEDETHSVKEDEASTPRSSTSSDDSGFDSLPVPSVASERDGSSPLANNPALSLEDGPKPPATSIPRFRKYAAEDFQFLKVLGKGSFGKVLLAELKGTDRYYAVKCLKKDVVLEDNDVECTLIERKVLALGTKHPYLCHLFCTFQTESHLLFVLEYLNGGDLMFHIQQSGRFPEPRARFYAAEIVSGLKFLHKKGIVYRDLKLDNILLDYEGHIRIADFGMCKLQIFLDRMADTFCGTPDYMAPEIIKGQRYNQCVDWWSFGILLYEMLIGVSPFSGCDDNELFWSICNETPHYPRFLSLEAKNILVLLLEKDISKRLGTPECAAGDVCDQPFFRNIDWDALERRELEPPFRPKVQHPLDVQYFDTTFTTERAQLTPIDRGILETMDQAQFHGFSYTNPYATDV